A part of Terriglobus roseus genomic DNA contains:
- a CDS encoding SDR family NAD(P)-dependent oxidoreductase — MASKGTVIVTGGSQGIGAAVVHSFLKQGYNVVATSRNVSQAGFAPSENLALVDGDIAQEATAKAVVETAVSRFGSVDHLVANAGIFISKPFVDYTAEDFKSLVSTNVEGFLYVTQFAVKQMLAQGKGGSVTGITTSMVANPNAAIGASVAMITKGGVTAALLNLASEYAKQHIRFNAVAPGIVDTPMHANNPKDFLKTLSPMGTISSSQDIADAVVYLTEAKNVTGEVLHVDGGSHVGSW, encoded by the coding sequence ATGGCAAGCAAAGGAACAGTTATCGTGACGGGAGGCTCGCAGGGTATTGGAGCAGCTGTCGTTCATTCATTTTTGAAGCAGGGCTATAACGTTGTGGCGACGTCGCGGAATGTGAGCCAGGCTGGCTTTGCGCCGTCAGAGAATCTGGCGCTCGTTGATGGGGATATTGCTCAGGAAGCAACCGCTAAGGCTGTGGTGGAAACGGCGGTTTCGCGCTTCGGTTCAGTGGATCATCTTGTGGCTAACGCTGGCATCTTTATCTCGAAGCCCTTTGTCGATTACACCGCTGAAGACTTTAAGTCGCTGGTGTCGACCAATGTTGAAGGCTTCCTCTACGTTACGCAGTTTGCAGTGAAGCAGATGCTGGCTCAGGGTAAGGGCGGTAGCGTCACTGGTATCACTACTTCTATGGTTGCTAACCCGAATGCGGCGATCGGCGCTTCTGTGGCGATGATTACGAAGGGCGGCGTGACCGCAGCGCTGCTGAACCTAGCAAGCGAATACGCGAAGCAGCATATTCGTTTCAACGCTGTTGCTCCCGGCATTGTGGATACGCCCATGCACGCGAACAATCCGAAGGACTTTCTCAAGACGCTGTCGCCGATGGGGACGATTTCTTCCTCGCAGGATATTGCAGATGCTGTTGTGTATCTGACCGAGGCGAAGAACGTTACGGGCGAAGTTCTGCATGTTGATGGCGGTTCGCACGTTGGAAGCTGGTAA
- a CDS encoding RidA family protein: protein MNAEIVSAEKRIVELGIDMPPAPQPLGAYTETVQSGRLVYVTGTLPVVAGKLQYTGTLGKEIDLIDGRKAARLAALNSLAAVREHLGSLDRIVRVLKTEVYLATTDEFVAMQPRIADGASQLLLDVFGDKGLSVRKIMGVASMPLHAPVMVELLFEVDG from the coding sequence ATGAACGCCGAGATCGTTTCAGCGGAAAAGAGAATCGTTGAACTTGGGATCGATATGCCTCCAGCGCCGCAACCGCTGGGGGCCTACACCGAAACCGTTCAGAGCGGACGCCTGGTTTATGTGACAGGAACGCTTCCCGTTGTTGCAGGAAAGCTGCAGTACACCGGCACGCTTGGTAAGGAGATTGACCTTATCGATGGACGGAAGGCTGCGAGGCTTGCGGCGTTGAATTCCCTTGCGGCGGTTCGTGAGCATCTTGGATCTTTGGATCGTATTGTGAGGGTTCTGAAAACCGAGGTTTACCTTGCTACGACGGATGAGTTCGTGGCGATGCAGCCGAGGATTGCGGATGGAGCATCGCAATTGCTGCTGGATGTCTTTGGAGACAAGGGGCTTTCCGTGCGAAAGATCATGGGCGTTGCAAGCATGCCGCTGCACGCGCCGGTGATGGTGGAGTTGTTGTTTGAGGTGGATGGCTAG
- a CDS encoding PAS domain-containing protein, whose translation MTDYEEQSFKFLTENSADMIFRCDFTPKFTYVSPSSIRLLGKAPEEFIGLHPSSAVFADDLVIVRKHIEELSKPGAEPSNVAVRFFHKNGSLMWMEVSARMIEDPETGQPKEMILIARDLTERKKLED comes from the coding sequence ATGACTGATTACGAAGAGCAATCCTTCAAGTTCCTCACTGAGAACAGCGCGGACATGATCTTCCGCTGCGACTTCACACCGAAGTTTACGTACGTCTCGCCTTCTTCCATTCGTTTGCTTGGCAAAGCACCGGAAGAGTTCATTGGCCTGCATCCTTCGTCTGCAGTGTTCGCCGACGATCTGGTCATTGTCCGCAAACACATTGAAGAGCTGAGCAAGCCGGGTGCGGAACCTTCCAATGTGGCGGTGCGCTTCTTTCATAAGAATGGTTCGCTGATGTGGATGGAGGTCAGCGCACGAATGATCGAAGATCCTGAAACGGGCCAACCGAAGGAAATGATCCTGATCGCTCGAGATCTCACCGAACGGAAGAAGCTTGAGGACTAG